The Equus przewalskii isolate Varuska unplaced genomic scaffold, EquPr2 ChrUn-10, whole genome shotgun sequence genome window below encodes:
- the EFNA3 gene encoding ephrin-A3 isoform X1 translates to MSQRRPPLASHGNLGGGDSAPPPPGAGLRELRGALGADSPALSTPPPSPRLTRPPSALLESGGEWRVRSLRREGYTVQVNVNDYLDIYCPHYNSSGVGPGAGPGPGGGAEQYVLYMVSRTGYRTCNASQGFKRWECNRPHAPHSPIKFSEKFQRYSAFSLGYEFHAGHEYYYISTPTHNLHWKCLRMKVFVCCASTSHSGEKPVPTLPQFTMGPNVKINVLEDFEGENPQVPKLEKSISGTSPKREHLPLAMGIAFFLMTLLAS, encoded by the exons atgagcCAACGACGCCCCCCTCTCGCTTCCCATGGAAACCTCGGGGGTGGGGATTCGGCCCCTCCTCCCCCCGGAGCGGGACTCAGAGAACTCCGGGGGGCCCTAGGGGCTGACTCCCCTGCTCTATCtactcctcccccctcccccagactCACACGTCCGCCCTCCGCCCTGCTAGAGTCTGGAGGGGAGTGGAGAGTGCGCAG CCTGCGGCGAGAGGGCTACACGGTGCAGGTGAACGTGAATGATTATCTGGATATTTACTGCCCGCACTACAATAGCTCGGGGGTGGGCCCCGGGGCGGGGCCCGGGCCCGGAGGCGGGGCGGAGCAGTACGTGCTGTATATGGTGAGCCGGACGGGCTACCGCACCTGCAACGCCAGCCAGGGCTTCAAGCGCTGGGAATGCAACCGACCGCACGCCCCCCACAGCCCCATCAAGTTCTCGGAGAAGTTCCAGCGCTACAGCGCCTTCTCGCTGGGCTACGAGTTCCACGCCGGCCACGAGTACTACTACATCT CCACGCCCACCCACAACCTGCACTGGAAGTGTCTGAGAATGAAAGTGTTCGTCTGCTGCGCCTCCA CATCGCACTCCGGGGAGAAGCCGGTCCCCACTCTCCCCCAGTTCACCATGGGCCCCAATGTGAAGATCAACGTGCTGG AAGACTTTGAGGGAGAGAACCCCCAGGTGCCCAAGCTTGAGAAGAGCATCAGCGGGACCAGCCCCAAGCGGGAACACCTGCCCCTGGCGATGGGCATCGCCTTCTTCCTTATGACACTCTTGGCCTCCTag
- the EFNA3 gene encoding ephrin-A3 isoform X3 — MAAAPLLLLLLLVPVPLLPLLAQGPGGALGNRHAVYWNSSNQHLRREGYTVQVNVNDYLDIYCPHYNSSGVGPGAGPGPGGGAEQYVLYMVSRTGYRTCNASQGFKRWECNRPHAPHSPIKFSEKFQRYSAFSLGYEFHAGHEYYYISTPTHNLHWKCLRMKVFVCCASTSHSGEKPVPTLPQFTMGPNVKINVLEDFEGENPQVPKLEKSISGTSPKREHLPLAMGIAFFLMTLLAS; from the exons ATGGCGGCGGctccgctgctgctgctgctgctgctcgtGCCCGTgccgctgctgccgctgctggcCCAGGGGCCCGGGGGGGCGCTGGGAAACCGGCATGCGGTGTACTGGAACAGCTCCAACCAGCA CCTGCGGCGAGAGGGCTACACGGTGCAGGTGAACGTGAATGATTATCTGGATATTTACTGCCCGCACTACAATAGCTCGGGGGTGGGCCCCGGGGCGGGGCCCGGGCCCGGAGGCGGGGCGGAGCAGTACGTGCTGTATATGGTGAGCCGGACGGGCTACCGCACCTGCAACGCCAGCCAGGGCTTCAAGCGCTGGGAATGCAACCGACCGCACGCCCCCCACAGCCCCATCAAGTTCTCGGAGAAGTTCCAGCGCTACAGCGCCTTCTCGCTGGGCTACGAGTTCCACGCCGGCCACGAGTACTACTACATCT CCACGCCCACCCACAACCTGCACTGGAAGTGTCTGAGAATGAAAGTGTTCGTCTGCTGCGCCTCCA CATCGCACTCCGGGGAGAAGCCGGTCCCCACTCTCCCCCAGTTCACCATGGGCCCCAATGTGAAGATCAACGTGCTGG AAGACTTTGAGGGAGAGAACCCCCAGGTGCCCAAGCTTGAGAAGAGCATCAGCGGGACCAGCCCCAAGCGGGAACACCTGCCCCTGGCGATGGGCATCGCCTTCTTCCTTATGACACTCTTGGCCTCCTag
- the EFNA3 gene encoding ephrin-A3 isoform X4, which produces MAAAPLLLLLLLVPVPLLPLLAQGPGGALGNRHAVYWNSSNQHLRREGYTVQVNVNDYLDIYCPHYNSSGVGPGAGPGPGGGAEQYVLYMVSRTGYRTCNASQGFKRWECNRPHAPHSPIKFSEKFQRYSAFSLGYEFHAGHEYYYISTPTHNLHWKCLRMKVFVCCASKDFEGENPQVPKLEKSISGTSPKREHLPLAMGIAFFLMTLLAS; this is translated from the exons ATGGCGGCGGctccgctgctgctgctgctgctgctcgtGCCCGTgccgctgctgccgctgctggcCCAGGGGCCCGGGGGGGCGCTGGGAAACCGGCATGCGGTGTACTGGAACAGCTCCAACCAGCA CCTGCGGCGAGAGGGCTACACGGTGCAGGTGAACGTGAATGATTATCTGGATATTTACTGCCCGCACTACAATAGCTCGGGGGTGGGCCCCGGGGCGGGGCCCGGGCCCGGAGGCGGGGCGGAGCAGTACGTGCTGTATATGGTGAGCCGGACGGGCTACCGCACCTGCAACGCCAGCCAGGGCTTCAAGCGCTGGGAATGCAACCGACCGCACGCCCCCCACAGCCCCATCAAGTTCTCGGAGAAGTTCCAGCGCTACAGCGCCTTCTCGCTGGGCTACGAGTTCCACGCCGGCCACGAGTACTACTACATCT CCACGCCCACCCACAACCTGCACTGGAAGTGTCTGAGAATGAAAGTGTTCGTCTGCTGCGCCTCCA AAGACTTTGAGGGAGAGAACCCCCAGGTGCCCAAGCTTGAGAAGAGCATCAGCGGGACCAGCCCCAAGCGGGAACACCTGCCCCTGGCGATGGGCATCGCCTTCTTCCTTATGACACTCTTGGCCTCCTag
- the EFNA3 gene encoding ephrin-A3 isoform X2: MTDSIKAPKPGRHLKSPRSCGWGFLAPSPSGPPVHQIPTGHSRSTSRAFSHVPSLGDIPGAAPATQPRDSLRREGYTVQVNVNDYLDIYCPHYNSSGVGPGAGPGPGGGAEQYVLYMVSRTGYRTCNASQGFKRWECNRPHAPHSPIKFSEKFQRYSAFSLGYEFHAGHEYYYISTPTHNLHWKCLRMKVFVCCASTSHSGEKPVPTLPQFTMGPNVKINVLEDFEGENPQVPKLEKSISGTSPKREHLPLAMGIAFFLMTLLAS, translated from the exons ATGACAGATTCAATTAAAGCGCCCAAGCCAGGCAGACACCTCAAGTCTCCCAGGAGTTGTGGCTGGGGATTCCTGGCACCCAGCCCATCTGGCCCCCCTGTCCACCAGATACCAACTGGGCACAGCCGTTCCACAAGCAGGGCTTTCTCCCACGTGCCCAGCTTGGGGGACATTCCAGGGGCTGCTCCTGCCACCCAGCCCAGGGATAG CCTGCGGCGAGAGGGCTACACGGTGCAGGTGAACGTGAATGATTATCTGGATATTTACTGCCCGCACTACAATAGCTCGGGGGTGGGCCCCGGGGCGGGGCCCGGGCCCGGAGGCGGGGCGGAGCAGTACGTGCTGTATATGGTGAGCCGGACGGGCTACCGCACCTGCAACGCCAGCCAGGGCTTCAAGCGCTGGGAATGCAACCGACCGCACGCCCCCCACAGCCCCATCAAGTTCTCGGAGAAGTTCCAGCGCTACAGCGCCTTCTCGCTGGGCTACGAGTTCCACGCCGGCCACGAGTACTACTACATCT CCACGCCCACCCACAACCTGCACTGGAAGTGTCTGAGAATGAAAGTGTTCGTCTGCTGCGCCTCCA CATCGCACTCCGGGGAGAAGCCGGTCCCCACTCTCCCCCAGTTCACCATGGGCCCCAATGTGAAGATCAACGTGCTGG AAGACTTTGAGGGAGAGAACCCCCAGGTGCCCAAGCTTGAGAAGAGCATCAGCGGGACCAGCCCCAAGCGGGAACACCTGCCCCTGGCGATGGGCATCGCCTTCTTCCTTATGACACTCTTGGCCTCCTag